The following coding sequences lie in one Natronorubrum tibetense GA33 genomic window:
- a CDS encoding acyl-CoA synthetase, with translation MLTSDEYEEVYESFDWESVLETYDWDAPEELNMAHEAVDRHAGSGNVGFAWVSEEGKLSEYTFTELRDASNRVANALAELGIERGDRITTLLPKIPETIITVLGIWKTGAIHVPLFTAFEKQAVEFRVNDCDPELLLYHTDHDDTVTSLDIETELDVISVGDGDNEASDYAYDSLVDGQSTEYDVVRTSMDEAAAMQYTSGTTGPPKGVVMSHKVLPILYPHTKYAMDVTEDDLVWGAADPSWSYGLFTAGFAPMALGATRLLHSGQFDAEHWVRILDEHDVTVMGAAPSAYRGIIAAGDDVLEGHSFESLRVLSSAGEPLNPEVYNWFEDNLGLKVHDTYGLTEAGMIVNNYAGLDMETKAGSMGRPSPGYEVELLDPETREPVGTDEIGEVAAKPREWVLMDEYWEMPQKTEDAFYDGWLLTDDLARKDEDGYFWYEGRSDDVIISSGYRIGPFEVESSLIEHPTVAEAAAIGVPDDQRGQIVKAFVVPVETPDDPEATLEDLQSHVKDGLARHAYPREIEFVDELPTTATGKIQRYKLEERERD, from the coding sequence ATGCTAACGAGTGACGAATACGAGGAGGTATACGAGTCGTTCGACTGGGAGTCGGTTCTCGAAACGTACGACTGGGACGCGCCGGAGGAATTGAACATGGCCCACGAAGCCGTCGATCGACACGCCGGATCGGGGAACGTGGGCTTCGCGTGGGTCTCGGAGGAGGGGAAGCTCTCCGAGTACACGTTCACCGAACTTCGCGACGCGTCGAATCGAGTCGCGAACGCGCTGGCGGAACTTGGAATCGAACGCGGCGATCGCATCACGACGCTGCTCCCGAAGATCCCGGAGACGATCATCACCGTTCTGGGCATCTGGAAGACGGGGGCGATCCACGTTCCCCTGTTCACCGCGTTCGAGAAACAGGCCGTGGAGTTCCGGGTCAACGACTGCGATCCGGAGCTGTTGCTCTACCACACCGATCACGACGACACGGTCACGAGCCTGGATATCGAGACCGAACTCGACGTCATCAGCGTCGGAGACGGCGACAACGAGGCCAGCGATTACGCCTACGACAGCCTCGTCGACGGCCAGTCGACCGAGTACGACGTCGTCCGCACCAGTATGGACGAAGCGGCGGCGATGCAGTACACCTCCGGGACGACGGGGCCGCCAAAGGGCGTGGTCATGTCTCACAAGGTACTGCCGATCCTGTATCCCCACACGAAATACGCGATGGACGTCACCGAGGACGACCTCGTGTGGGGGGCTGCGGACCCGAGCTGGTCGTACGGCCTCTTCACGGCCGGGTTCGCACCGATGGCGCTCGGCGCGACCCGGCTGCTCCACTCGGGACAGTTCGACGCGGAGCACTGGGTCCGGATTCTCGACGAACACGACGTCACTGTCATGGGCGCCGCACCCAGTGCGTATCGCGGGATCATCGCCGCTGGCGACGACGTACTCGAGGGCCACTCCTTCGAGAGCCTGCGCGTCCTGAGTAGCGCCGGCGAACCGCTGAACCCGGAGGTGTACAATTGGTTCGAGGACAACCTCGGCCTCAAGGTCCACGACACGTACGGCCTCACCGAGGCGGGGATGATCGTCAACAACTACGCGGGCCTCGATATGGAGACCAAAGCCGGATCGATGGGCCGTCCCTCCCCCGGATACGAGGTCGAGTTGCTCGATCCCGAGACCCGAGAGCCGGTCGGAACCGACGAGATCGGCGAGGTCGCGGCGAAGCCAAGAGAGTGGGTCCTCATGGACGAGTACTGGGAGATGCCCCAAAAGACGGAGGACGCCTTCTACGACGGCTGGCTGCTTACGGACGACCTGGCCCGCAAGGACGAGGACGGCTACTTCTGGTACGAAGGTCGAAGCGACGACGTCATCATCTCGTCCGGCTACCGAATCGGCCCATTTGAGGTCGAGAGCAGCCTCATAGAGCACCCGACCGTTGCGGAAGCCGCCGCGATCGGTGTCCCTGACGACCAGCGAGGACAGATCGTCAAGGCGTTCGTGGTCCCGGTCGAGACGCCGGACGATCCTGAGGCGACGCTCGAGGACCTCCAGTCTCACGTCAAGGACGGACTGGCAAGACACGCCTACCCCCGCGAAATCGAGTTCGTCGACGAACTCCCGACGACGGCGACCGGGAAGATTCAGCGCTACAAACTCGAAGAACGCGAACGGGACTGA
- a CDS encoding thiolase domain-containing protein, whose translation MGERATVVGAGMTKFGPHEQPLPELFADAALPALSDAGIGQNEIDAFYLGNTLGGMTENASHLAPALASHIGLRSIPCQRFEDACATSSSAFKHAVQAVENGVHDTVLVGGVERCTPTTGKETDEMTKIFASATHRQYEQPTGITFPGVFALLTKRHMHEHGTTREQLAEVAVKNQHHGSMNPRAHFGENATVDDVLESPVIADPFHLMDCCPFSDGASAVVVTSPELADSYDGEGVNVTGIGHATDIVPIADKQGLTETRAARDAAAEAYRQAGIDADDVDFAEVHDCFTGAEVIAVEALGLVEDGKGGTAAASGLTALGGEVPVNPSGGLKAKGHPIGATGTAQIVELTEQLRGETGDRQVEDAEIGIAHNLGGDTATTFVTVMEVTA comes from the coding sequence ATGGGAGAACGAGCCACAGTAGTAGGGGCCGGTATGACGAAATTCGGCCCTCACGAGCAACCACTACCTGAACTGTTCGCCGACGCCGCACTGCCTGCGCTTTCCGACGCCGGGATCGGTCAGAATGAGATTGATGCGTTCTACCTGGGCAACACGCTCGGTGGGATGACAGAGAATGCGTCTCATTTGGCACCTGCACTCGCGAGTCATATCGGCCTCCGCAGCATCCCGTGTCAGCGATTCGAGGACGCCTGTGCCACGTCGTCGAGTGCGTTCAAACACGCCGTCCAGGCCGTCGAAAACGGTGTCCACGACACCGTGCTGGTTGGGGGGGTCGAACGGTGTACGCCGACAACCGGGAAGGAGACGGACGAGATGACGAAGATATTCGCGAGCGCGACCCACCGCCAGTATGAACAGCCGACGGGCATTACGTTTCCTGGCGTCTTCGCTCTGCTGACGAAACGCCACATGCATGAACATGGGACAACCCGTGAACAACTGGCCGAGGTCGCAGTGAAGAATCAGCATCACGGGAGTATGAATCCACGGGCCCACTTCGGCGAAAACGCGACCGTCGATGATGTCCTCGAGAGTCCGGTCATCGCCGATCCGTTCCACCTCATGGACTGCTGTCCGTTCTCGGACGGCGCGTCCGCGGTCGTCGTCACGTCTCCGGAACTCGCGGACAGCTACGACGGCGAGGGCGTGAACGTGACCGGGATCGGACACGCGACGGACATTGTCCCGATCGCCGACAAGCAGGGGCTGACGGAGACGAGAGCCGCACGGGACGCGGCAGCGGAGGCGTACCGACAGGCGGGTATCGATGCCGACGACGTTGACTTCGCAGAGGTCCACGACTGCTTCACCGGGGCGGAAGTGATCGCGGTCGAGGCGCTCGGACTCGTCGAGGACGGCAAAGGCGGAACCGCCGCAGCCTCCGGACTCACGGCGCTCGGCGGCGAGGTCCCGGTAAACCCGAGCGGCGGACTTAAGGCGAAAGGACATCCGATCGGCGCGACCGGAACCGCCCAGATCGTCGAACTCACCGAACAACTCCGCGGAGAGACCGGCGACCGCCAGGTCGAGGACGCAGAGATCGGAATCGCACACAATCTCGGTGGAGACACTGCGACGACGTTCGTGACCGTCATGGAGGTGACAGCATGA
- a CDS encoding Zn-ribbon domain-containing OB-fold protein, whose product MSELDLATEPDELTYEDWAKALREGTLLGQRCGDCAHVTGAPKAACARCGSLDLETIELSTTGEVFTETRLEVVPEGYERPHHVVLVSLGDARVMAHVPEAVEIGQQIELTDTLEVDGAVAPVFEPN is encoded by the coding sequence ATGAGTGAACTGGATCTCGCGACCGAACCGGACGAACTGACCTACGAGGACTGGGCGAAGGCGCTCCGCGAAGGGACGCTCCTCGGACAGCGATGTGGCGATTGCGCGCACGTTACTGGTGCACCGAAGGCGGCCTGTGCCCGCTGTGGCAGCCTGGACCTCGAGACGATCGAACTCTCGACGACGGGGGAGGTCTTCACCGAGACCAGGCTCGAGGTCGTCCCAGAAGGTTACGAGCGGCCCCACCACGTCGTACTCGTATCGCTCGGCGACGCACGTGTCATGGCCCACGTTCCAGAAGCCGTCGAGATCGGCCAGCAGATCGAACTGACCGACACACTCGAGGTCGACGGCGCCGTCGCCCCGGTGTTCGAGCCGAACTGA
- a CDS encoding acyl-CoA dehydrogenase family protein: protein MVGTSFETSSETDMILESLDDFIEREVEPLEEGLGEALTNPRRGHEPNGRVTDELLNAIETVRKKSAESGFYAMNMPEEVGGGGVSTVTWYRSIKHVFSKGRGLNKYVLAGPEGPKPLLLLADARQREMYVRPLVRGEKTTAFAQTEPSVGSDSPNMKMAAERDGDEWVLNGTKQWITNGPYADFAQVFARTTPQEEAGRYGGITCFIVESDEWERGSFNNVPGQVGWQSELRFDDVRIPDDRVLGEVDNGFYAAMDFLSLGRLELGAQAVGLSDHLLALATEYARDREAFGQPIGNFQQVSSMIARGRAKQYAAETAGLRCAWLMDNDEDVVEDTSIFNWFATQSFWEVADAAVQVHGGSGLAEENPFMDHLHYARMLRIVEGTDELQLNTIAKQNGLLG, encoded by the coding sequence ATGGTCGGTACGTCCTTCGAGACGAGCAGTGAAACAGATATGATCCTCGAGAGCCTCGACGATTTCATCGAACGGGAAGTCGAGCCGCTCGAGGAGGGGCTGGGAGAGGCCCTGACGAACCCTCGGCGCGGTCACGAGCCGAACGGACGAGTGACCGACGAGCTGCTAAACGCGATCGAAACGGTCCGGAAGAAGAGCGCCGAATCGGGATTCTACGCGATGAACATGCCCGAAGAGGTCGGTGGCGGCGGCGTCTCGACCGTGACGTGGTACCGGTCGATCAAGCACGTGTTCTCCAAGGGGCGTGGCCTCAACAAGTACGTCCTCGCCGGGCCCGAGGGACCGAAGCCGCTGCTGCTGTTGGCCGACGCGCGACAGCGCGAGATGTACGTTCGGCCGCTCGTCCGAGGCGAAAAGACGACGGCGTTCGCCCAGACCGAACCGAGCGTCGGCTCGGATTCGCCGAACATGAAGATGGCTGCCGAACGAGACGGCGACGAGTGGGTTCTCAACGGGACAAAACAGTGGATCACGAACGGCCCGTACGCGGACTTCGCCCAGGTGTTCGCTCGAACGACGCCGCAGGAAGAGGCAGGACGGTACGGCGGAATCACGTGTTTCATCGTCGAATCCGACGAGTGGGAACGCGGATCGTTCAACAACGTGCCCGGGCAGGTCGGCTGGCAGAGCGAACTCCGGTTCGACGACGTCCGGATACCCGACGATCGGGTTCTCGGCGAGGTCGACAATGGGTTTTACGCCGCGATGGACTTCCTCTCGCTGGGGCGGCTCGAGCTCGGCGCCCAGGCAGTCGGCCTCAGCGACCACCTCCTCGCGCTCGCGACGGAGTACGCACGGGATCGGGAGGCGTTCGGACAGCCGATCGGGAACTTCCAGCAGGTGTCGTCGATGATCGCTCGCGGTCGGGCAAAACAGTACGCCGCGGAAACGGCCGGACTTCGCTGTGCGTGGCTGATGGACAACGACGAGGACGTCGTCGAGGACACCTCCATCTTCAACTGGTTCGCGACGCAGTCGTTCTGGGAGGTCGCTGACGCCGCGGTCCAGGTCCACGGCGGTAGCGGACTCGCCGAAGAAAATCCGTTCATGGATCACCTGCATTACGCCCGGATGCTTCGAATCGTCGAGGGAACCGACGAACTCCAACTCAATACGATCGCGAAGCAAAACGGGTTGCTCGGATAG